From the Oncorhynchus nerka isolate Pitt River linkage group LG28, Oner_Uvic_2.0, whole genome shotgun sequence genome, one window contains:
- the LOC115121775 gene encoding transmembrane protein 87A-like, with the protein MAASVRVRTWNSKVSSVKPWLLLLTGIILLGDVNSGVMAAPEPGQWSITVVNTSRPLLLRKSMYKDTDIKLKVVSFGCPEEMTFTIQWYLKYYPCHNEFNNIEEMYERTPLSRGQSMDPNPLGQGECIEHKHKPLSCNNDLRYFPMLNKAKAEPRPVVPPMEGAAPGSDENYTKWTMEEYDKVGSLKNGSVSLKHDVIATTWKDGPYLLVVVIKSNKQEANWNLTVNVVMKGTHGYISITEWPLMIFYMVMCTVYILYALLWFLWAACYWKDLLRIQFWIAGVIFLGMVEKAVFCAEYENTNGVGAASPGLLIFAELISALKRTLARLLVIIVSLGYGIVKPRLGTVMHRVVGLGVLYFAFAAIEGVLRITGAKDSDLALLANIPLALIDSSLCWWIFVSLAHTIKTLKLRRNPVKLSLYRHFTNTLIFAIIASIIFMVWTTKKFRLADCQSDWVELWVDDAFWRFLFSIILLVIMFLWRPSANNQRYAFTPLMDDSDDEEIEEFLVSANLADGIKLRASNFKSETNGSAKPSGSNPDEDLKWVEENIPTSLTDVALPVLLDSDEEIMTTKYEMSKME; encoded by the exons ATGGCTGCTTCTGTACGGGTGAGGACGTGGAACAGCAAGGTTAGCTCAGTCAAACCCTGGCTCCTTCTTTTGACAGGGATCATTTTATTGGGCGATGTAAATAGCGGGGTCATGGCAGCACCAGAACCGGGACAATGGAGTATTACAGTTGTCAAT ACCTCAAGACCATTACTTTTGAGGAAATCCATGTATAAAGACACTGATATCAAATTGAAAG TTGTGTCCTTTGGTTGTCCAGAGGAGATGACTTTTACCATTCAATGGTACTTGAAATACTATCCCTGCCACAATGAGTTCAATAATATTGAG GAAATGTATGAGAGGACGCCACTGAGTCGAGGACAGAGTATGGATCCTAACCCTCTAGGACAAGGGGAATGCATTGAGCACAAGCACAAGCCCTTGAGCTGCAACAATGACCTGCGATACTTCCCAATGCTAAAT AAAGCCAAGGCAGAACCACGGCCAGTTGTCCCTCCCATGGAAGGAGCAGCACCG GGCTCAGATGAAAACTACACGAAGTGGACGATGGAGGAGTACGACAAAGTCGGCAGTCTGAAGAACGGCAGTGTGTCGCTTAAACATGACGTCATCGCCACCACGTGGAAGGACGGCCCCTATCTGCTGGTGGTGGTGATTAAGTCTAACAAACAGGAAGCCAACTGGAATCTAACAG TCAACGTCGTAATGAAAGGAACTCACGGCTACATCTCCATCACGGAATGGCCTCTCATGATC ttCTACATGGTGATGTGTACAGTGTACATCCTGTATGCGTTACTCTGGTTCCTGTGGGCTGCCTGCTACTGGAAGGACTTACTGAGGATCCAGTTCTGGATAGCTGGAGTCATCTTTCTGGGCATGGTGGAGAAGGCTGTGTTCTGTGCTGAGTACGAGAACACCAACGGTGTCGGGGCAGCTT CTCCAGGCCTGTTGATCTTTGCTGAGCTCATCTCTGCCCTGAAGAGAACCCTGGCACGGCTGCTGGTCATTATCGTCAGTCTGGGATATGGTATAGTCAA ACCTCGACTGGGTACAGTGATGCACAGAGTGGTGGGACTAGGTGTGCTGTACTTTGCCTTTGCTGCCATCGAAGGTGTGCTTAGGATCACTGGG gcGAAAGACTCTGACCTGGCTCTGTTGGCCAACATTCCTCTGGCTCTGATTGACTCTTCTCTCTGCTGGTGGATAT TTGTGAGCCTGGCTCACACTATAAAGACACTGAAGCTGAGGAGAAATCCAGTGAAGCTGTCTCTCTACAGACATTTCACAAACACACTCATCTTTGCCATTATAG CTTCAATCATTTTCATGGTGTGGACGACGAAAAAATTCAGACTAGCCGACTGTCAATCT GACTGGGTGGAGCTGTGGGTAGATGATGCCTTCTGGAGGTTCCTGTTCTCCATCATACTGCTGGTTATCATGTTCTTATGGAGACCCTCTGCTAACAACCAGAG ATATGCGTTCACTCCACTGATGGATGACTCTGACGATGAGGAGATTGAGGAGTTCCTGGTGTCAGCTAATTTAG ctgATGGCATAAAGCTGAGAGCCTCCAACTTTAAGAGTGAGACGAACGGCTCAGCCAAGCCTTCAGGATCTAACCCG GATGAAGACTTGAAGTGGGTAGAAGAGAACATTCCTACCTCTCTAACAGACGT AGCGTTGCCTGTCCTTCTTGATTCAGATGAG GAAATCATGACTACAAAATATGAAATGTCCAAGATGGAGTAA